From one Fibrobacter sp. UWP2 genomic stretch:
- a CDS encoding right-handed parallel beta-helix repeat-containing protein, with translation MNKLSKIALSGALALASFAFAGEMPFPQVENGKVFLQEKDSPYILEQGVVLSSTDTFEVEPGVTVLMGEYAKLMLRGPVKILGTEAKPIVFCSADSSESWNGIHFVSSSRPFEVKNMKVENAFRNTVFRTRGIFENVKFINNYYGLWIDDVPEIFLSRCDFSRNRFAISVRASKVLAADTKVNGNVYGLYLEHGGVYDGDLSLIKGNLETDVRDESAEMVSQGKRVSRNVWHRIETGF, from the coding sequence TTGAACAAGCTCAGTAAAATAGCCCTTTCGGGCGCGCTTGCTTTGGCGTCATTTGCTTTTGCGGGCGAGATGCCGTTCCCCCAGGTGGAAAATGGTAAGGTCTTTTTGCAAGAAAAGGACAGCCCCTATATTTTGGAACAGGGCGTGGTTTTGAGCTCGACCGATACTTTTGAAGTGGAACCAGGTGTCACGGTCCTCATGGGCGAGTACGCCAAGCTCATGCTTCGCGGTCCGGTCAAGATCTTGGGCACCGAGGCCAAGCCGATTGTTTTTTGCAGCGCCGACTCCAGCGAGAGCTGGAACGGCATCCACTTTGTTTCGAGCAGCAGACCCTTCGAAGTCAAGAACATGAAGGTCGAGAATGCCTTCCGCAACACGGTCTTCCGCACGCGCGGCATCTTTGAGAACGTCAAGTTCATCAACAACTATTACGGACTGTGGATCGACGACGTTCCCGAGATTTTCCTCTCGCGTTGCGATTTTTCGCGTAACCGCTTTGCCATATCGGTGCGGGCGAGCAAGGTGCTTGCCGCCGACACCAAGGTGAATGGCAATGTCTATGGACTTTATTTGGAACACGGGGGTGTCTATGACGGGGACCTCTCGCTGATCAAGGGCAACCTGGAAACCGACGTGCGCGATGAGAGTGCCGAGATGGTGAGCCAGGGCAAGCGCGTGAGCCGCAATGTGTGGCACCGCATTGAAACGGGATTCTAA